One Nitrospira sp. genomic region harbors:
- a CDS encoding DUF2294 domain-containing protein gives MNKGLTKGEIEAAIRNAIIKFEQDFMGRGPEDVRAYIVRDLVVVRLKGVLTPAERQLAKSAEGVDMVKRIRQTLIAQGRDRLVEQVTDITGAKALALFTDIDVQIGEKVLVFTVDRDLEGLGR, from the coding sequence ATGAACAAGGGACTGACCAAAGGCGAGATCGAAGCGGCGATCCGTAATGCCATCATCAAGTTCGAACAGGACTTCATGGGGCGCGGTCCGGAGGATGTGCGGGCCTATATCGTGCGGGATCTCGTTGTCGTTCGCCTGAAGGGCGTCCTGACGCCGGCCGAGCGGCAGCTTGCCAAAAGCGCAGAAGGCGTCGACATGGTCAAACGAATCAGACAAACGCTCATCGCCCAGGGCCGCGATCGGCTCGTCGAGCAGGTCACCGACATCACCGGGGCGAAGGCGCTGGCACTTTTTACCGATATCGATGTCCAGATCGGTGAGAAAGTCCTCGTCTTTACGGTGGATCGTGACTTGGAAGGTCTTGGTCGGTAA
- a CDS encoding proton-conducting transporter membrane subunit, whose product MYALLIPLLPLLTALIVAVGDDASRRARIQLAIFPIGAAFCGAVATLYLVATQGPISVRFYDPASVASLTFPIGFYIDRLSAVMMVLISGVGTVIYAYSIDYMYQDPHEPRYLTLIGLALFVLLCLVSSANLMMLFLFWQLLSYLLYLLAHNHTHPGTLEGAFKTFTLLRIGDVAFLAGIVLAHALYGTLEFPALFARAAESAVMLSPLPGLDISGATAVTLLLFIGGMSKSAQFPLHIWLPHYLYAPTPATALLHAGIINAGGFLINRLAPLFGLSSPTLHVAFVVGTLTAVVGATMMLTQNDIKKTLGYSTVGQMGYMIMECGLGAFSLAVFHLIAHGLFKATMFLNSGNVIHKARQEAHFPHADRQEEEQTFSPLTWSTGFLTTLMIPLLILLITHGVLRIPLLESQGTVIFLFFIWITSSQAILTLTRLRAVPSWEVSAAMLVTLLFVVFIYLFAVESFTAFLYPDPNEVASYFKAAALPGWLFDLMILLATVMTVLSWCYLYLQAHGRSVWMPPWIENVRIRLYVLFMNRLYVDALYDRLGLTIAQTARRLDHRSER is encoded by the coding sequence GTGTATGCCTTATTGATCCCGCTGCTTCCGCTCCTCACGGCGCTGATCGTCGCCGTGGGTGATGACGCGTCGCGTCGTGCACGGATCCAGCTCGCCATCTTCCCGATCGGTGCGGCATTTTGTGGCGCGGTCGCCACTCTCTACCTCGTGGCGACTCAGGGGCCGATCAGCGTCCGCTTCTACGACCCCGCCTCTGTGGCTTCACTCACCTTTCCGATCGGTTTCTATATCGACCGGCTCAGCGCCGTCATGATGGTGCTGATCTCGGGCGTCGGCACGGTCATCTACGCCTATTCCATCGACTACATGTACCAGGACCCGCACGAACCGCGGTACCTGACCCTCATCGGTCTGGCGCTCTTCGTCCTGCTCTGCCTGGTCTCCAGCGCCAATCTCATGATGCTGTTTCTGTTCTGGCAACTCTTGAGTTACCTGCTGTATCTCCTGGCCCATAACCATACCCATCCGGGGACGTTGGAGGGCGCCTTCAAGACCTTCACGTTGTTACGGATCGGAGACGTGGCGTTTCTTGCGGGAATCGTCCTGGCCCATGCCCTCTATGGAACCCTGGAGTTCCCGGCGCTGTTCGCCAGAGCCGCCGAATCGGCCGTGATGCTCTCTCCCCTGCCGGGGCTCGACATAAGCGGCGCCACGGCGGTGACGCTGCTCCTGTTCATCGGCGGAATGAGCAAATCCGCGCAATTCCCCCTGCATATCTGGCTGCCTCACTATCTCTATGCCCCCACGCCCGCGACGGCTCTGCTCCATGCCGGCATCATCAACGCCGGTGGCTTCCTGATCAACCGGCTGGCGCCCCTCTTCGGACTCAGTTCGCCAACGTTGCATGTGGCCTTCGTCGTGGGCACGCTGACCGCGGTGGTGGGTGCCACGATGATGCTGACGCAGAACGACATCAAGAAGACCCTCGGCTACTCGACGGTCGGTCAGATGGGCTACATGATCATGGAGTGCGGGCTGGGCGCATTTTCACTCGCCGTCTTTCACCTGATCGCCCACGGCCTGTTCAAGGCCACGATGTTCCTCAATAGCGGCAACGTGATCCACAAAGCGAGGCAGGAAGCGCATTTCCCGCATGCCGACCGGCAGGAGGAGGAACAGACGTTTTCTCCCCTTACCTGGTCGACCGGATTCCTGACCACGCTGATGATTCCCCTGTTGATTCTGCTTATCACCCACGGCGTCCTGCGCATTCCCTTGCTGGAATCCCAAGGCACGGTCATCTTCCTCTTCTTTATTTGGATCACCTCCTCGCAAGCCATTCTGACGCTCACCCGCCTGCGCGCGGTGCCCTCCTGGGAAGTGTCGGCCGCCATGCTCGTCACGCTGCTCTTTGTGGTGTTCATATATCTCTTCGCCGTCGAGTCCTTCACGGCCTTCCTGTATCCGGATCCGAACGAGGTCGCATCGTATTTCAAAGCCGCCGCGCTGCCCGGCTGGCTCTTTGACCTCATGATCCTGCTGGCGACGGTCATGACCGTCCTCAGCTGGTGCTATCTCTACCTGCAGGCCCATGGCCGATCGGTCTGGATGCCGCCCTGGATCGAAAACGTGCGAATCCGGCTGTATGTCCTCTTCATGAATCGGCTGTACGTGGACGCGCTCTACGATCGCCTCGGCCTGACCATCGCACAGACCGCTCGCCGTCTCGACCATCGCTCGGAACGATAG
- a CDS encoding proton-conducting transporter membrane subunit: MSFVLLIPLLLLAAALIVLIGPDETRDLRAKIAAYPIGAACCGAIGTLYVVAVQGPISIRFYDPGSMASLIFPIGFYIDRLSAIMMTLIAGVSTLIFVYSTGYMYQDRHMRRYLALICFTDFVLICMVSSANLMMLFLFWQILSYLLYLLAHNHEHAATLKGAFNTFTLLRVADAAFLAGIVLAYRVYGTLEFQELFARAIERPVALSLWPGMDISAATAVTLLIFVGAMGKSAQFPLHFWLPRSLYAPTPVHALLHAGIINAGGFLINRLAPLFGLSSTTLHVAFVVGTLTAVLGATMMLAQNDIKKTLGFSTIGQMGYMIMECGLGAFSLAVFHLIAHGLFKATVFLNCGNVIHKARQEPHVPHVDQQEEEENFSPLTWSTGFVTTLVIPLVILLVTHGVLRIPLLESQGTVIFLFFIWLTSSQAILTLTRLRAIASWKVSSAMLVTLLFVVFVYLFAVESFTAFLYPDPAEVASYFQAAHLPKWLFESLVLMATIMTVLSWCYLYMQAHGRTIRMPKWISRWSQGGRNGLYVLFMNRLYADELYHLLGRTVMRVVHRFDKRERGWSR; the protein is encoded by the coding sequence GTGTCGTTCGTGCTTCTGATCCCATTGTTGTTGCTCGCGGCTGCGCTGATCGTGTTGATCGGTCCCGACGAGACGCGCGATCTGCGGGCGAAGATCGCCGCCTATCCGATCGGAGCGGCCTGTTGCGGCGCCATCGGAACCCTCTATGTCGTCGCCGTGCAGGGGCCCATTTCCATTCGATTCTACGATCCGGGGTCGATGGCCTCACTCATTTTCCCGATCGGTTTCTACATCGATCGGCTGAGCGCCATTATGATGACGTTGATCGCGGGCGTGAGCACCCTGATCTTTGTCTACTCGACCGGCTACATGTATCAGGATCGCCACATGCGCCGGTATCTGGCCCTGATCTGCTTCACGGATTTTGTGCTGATCTGCATGGTTTCCAGCGCCAATCTGATGATGCTCTTTCTCTTTTGGCAGATCTTGAGCTATCTGCTCTATCTCCTCGCACACAATCATGAGCATGCGGCCACGCTCAAAGGCGCCTTCAACACGTTTACGCTGTTGCGCGTCGCCGATGCCGCCTTTCTGGCGGGAATCGTCCTGGCGTATCGCGTCTACGGCACGCTGGAATTTCAAGAACTCTTCGCGCGGGCCATTGAAAGGCCGGTCGCGCTCTCGCTCTGGCCCGGGATGGACATCAGCGCCGCGACGGCCGTCACCCTGCTCATCTTCGTCGGAGCCATGGGAAAATCCGCGCAGTTTCCGCTTCACTTCTGGCTGCCCCGATCGCTCTATGCGCCGACGCCCGTGCATGCCCTGCTCCACGCGGGGATCATCAATGCGGGCGGCTTCCTGATCAACCGGCTGGCGCCGCTCTTCGGGCTCAGCTCGACGACGCTCCATGTGGCCTTCGTCGTGGGGACGCTGACCGCGGTGCTGGGCGCCACCATGATGCTGGCGCAGAACGACATCAAGAAGACGCTCGGCTTCTCGACCATCGGCCAGATGGGCTACATGATCATGGAGTGCGGATTGGGCGCCTTCTCGCTGGCGGTGTTCCATCTGATCGCCCACGGGCTCTTCAAGGCGACGGTCTTCTTGAATTGCGGGAACGTCATTCATAAAGCCCGGCAGGAGCCGCACGTCCCCCATGTTGATCAGCAAGAGGAGGAAGAAAACTTCTCTCCGCTCACCTGGTCGACCGGATTCGTCACGACGCTCGTGATTCCCCTGGTCATTTTGCTGGTCACCCACGGAGTCCTGCGCATCCCGCTGCTCGAATCGCAGGGCACGGTCATCTTTCTCTTCTTCATTTGGCTGACCTCGTCACAGGCCATTTTGACGCTGACACGGTTACGCGCGATCGCCTCCTGGAAAGTGTCCTCGGCCATGCTCGTCACGCTGCTGTTCGTCGTCTTCGTCTATTTGTTTGCCGTCGAATCGTTCACCGCCTTCCTCTATCCCGATCCGGCCGAAGTCGCGTCCTACTTTCAAGCCGCCCATCTGCCCAAGTGGCTCTTCGAGAGCCTGGTGCTCATGGCGACGATCATGACCGTCCTCAGCTGGTGCTATCTCTACATGCAGGCTCACGGCCGGACGATCCGGATGCCGAAGTGGATTTCGCGCTGGAGTCAGGGCGGACGAAACGGATTGTATGTCCTGTTCATGAACCGCTTGTACGCCGACGAACTCTATCACCTGCTTGGACGGACGGTCATGCGCGTCGTCCATCGCTTCGACAAACGCGAACGCGGGTGGTCTCGATGA
- a CDS encoding proton-conducting transporter membrane subunit → MIDATLIPWIVTGVPLLGAALTPALWAHPHRLMAWSVGVCAVSLASLAGFAGFLTTPPEGLLLLFLLPLAAGMSLLGQPHHPDHRTSWVLTLLFLSLGIGALTSQPVVDKLFLMAIHGFVIVLLYRHHTPLWPISWWGLGAYTLGALCLLLTLVAAPPLSSMAALLACTILLPVVPFHDGHLTALTRLPGNLPSFMVLLFPALGLHSLAPLAATLPEAVVWMMSFLALAGTLYGAIKALAQSRVRLLLAYSSLSFFSMLWWCLVTSRSATPRAALFVGAVGLVMCGLLVAWQIIRTRYGDDVDPQAISGLASTMPQYAVLLSLLALAAMGLPPFGVFAGFMGLLLSSTAAFSAGIIVLICAWLAASWYILALVQGLLFGARRSDLRHADLLQTELVSLIILVLTLLALGVMPISLFGPDRTTPPAGAHSGSLVWNR, encoded by the coding sequence ATGATCGACGCGACCCTCATCCCTTGGATCGTGACGGGCGTCCCCCTGCTGGGCGCGGCATTGACCCCGGCGCTCTGGGCACACCCCCACCGGCTCATGGCCTGGTCGGTCGGCGTCTGCGCCGTCAGCCTGGCTTCCCTCGCGGGATTCGCCGGATTTCTGACCACCCCGCCCGAAGGCCTGCTCCTGCTTTTTTTGCTGCCGCTCGCCGCCGGGATGTCGCTCCTGGGCCAACCGCATCACCCGGACCATCGGACCTCCTGGGTCCTGACTCTGCTATTTCTGAGCCTGGGAATCGGCGCGCTGACCAGTCAGCCCGTCGTCGACAAACTGTTCCTGATGGCCATCCATGGCTTCGTCATTGTGTTGCTCTATCGCCATCACACGCCCCTCTGGCCCATCTCCTGGTGGGGCCTCGGGGCCTACACCCTCGGCGCCCTCTGCCTGTTGCTGACGCTGGTCGCCGCCCCGCCGCTGTCGTCGATGGCGGCGCTGCTGGCTTGTACGATTCTCCTGCCCGTCGTGCCCTTTCACGATGGACATCTCACCGCGCTGACCCGCCTGCCCGGCAATTTGCCGTCGTTCATGGTCCTGCTCTTCCCGGCACTCGGCCTACATAGCCTGGCCCCGCTTGCGGCGACCCTACCGGAGGCTGTCGTCTGGATGATGAGCTTCCTGGCCCTCGCCGGCACCCTCTATGGCGCGATCAAGGCGCTGGCTCAGTCGCGCGTACGACTCCTGCTGGCCTACAGCAGTCTCTCGTTCTTTTCGATGCTCTGGTGGTGTCTGGTGACCTCGCGCTCGGCCACGCCGCGCGCCGCGCTCTTCGTCGGCGCCGTCGGTCTCGTCATGTGCGGGCTCCTGGTTGCCTGGCAGATCATCCGCACGCGCTACGGCGACGACGTGGATCCGCAGGCCATCAGCGGACTGGCCTCGACCATGCCGCAATACGCCGTGCTGCTGTCGCTTCTGGCTCTCGCGGCCATGGGCTTGCCGCCGTTCGGCGTCTTCGCGGGCTTCATGGGCTTGCTGCTCTCGTCGACGGCGGCGTTTTCCGCCGGCATCATCGTCCTCATCTGTGCCTGGCTCGCGGCATCCTGGTACATCCTCGCTCTCGTGCAGGGGCTGCTGTTCGGAGCACGGCGGAGCGATTTACGGCATGCCGATTTACTCCAGACCGAACTGGTGTCCCTGATCATTCTCGTCTTGACCCTGCTCGCCCTGGGCGTGATGCCGATCAGCCTCTTCGGACCGGACCGGACAACGCCTCCGGCCGGCGCCCACTCAGGATCGCTCGTATGGAACCGATAA
- a CDS encoding DUF2309 domain-containing protein translates to MEPINPSIDIESKRMELRGVVQLAGEVIAQYWPMRTFVHHNPLHSLEYLPFEETARRGKQFMGGHSYLPGTLYREYLKSGRIQLAHLDAALQPLVLNREVTIASRPITQGEVLRACLTEGLCAPAAEPLDDQLHDPAQAVIDVVAASLSSEWAFPDLRKRIHLIVEGDQAALGRWLTLSHWCDDTFGTQIVQQINHELIKWCEAFLDEGHATWPMPGREKGLYHAWKDLAAQEWSPCGIADSRRKIAQLPDYPEDALLQSLDRLGIPSALRQDYLSLQLTALPGWAGFIKWRAEERDYPWQKAYPVGLVKFLAIRLWYASELVQKTCRDELGIDGRYDAVVAYMREHPDEYYLRRQRVAGRLPALYAEEVDRLRHHKGNGWGRVMERYAVEVVPRQEIAARRGAAKRLVALARALELDPSVLAETPHAALKQLFDWMESFPEANHGPVWLTALETAYQQRLLAQLRTPAQQRTLPADQPGTSRPYSQSVYCIDVRSEPFRRHLESTGPHETYGFAGFFAAFIRYRAWGKEHDTEQFPVIMRAKNEVREIPRSYLDHKVSKHEARTKWVHAGHTLLHDLKENVVTPYVMVESLGWFYGLPIFGKTLLPSLYQRWTSWLRRLFVPAIATTLTVDKMAPAETAEMLAAEHHAVVRKVLHEHAGLRSSRITPALVEALRQQALNGQADLDSALVDAAKPADLTPELLRPLVDILRRQYDLTARAASRQKERITRTGFTLDEQALTVDTALRMMGLTTNLARLVMICAHGSTSENNPYESALDCGACGGNEGKPNARVLAMMANNPRVRERLVKIKLVIPSDTHFLAGQMDTTTDEVRLFDLEDVPPTHRADLARLQEDLKEASILTSQERCARFPENQQPLDEQAAESHVRKRSVDWSQVRPEWGLSSNTAFVIGRRELTKGLNLEGRVFLQSYDARQDSNGRLLEVLMTGPQVVAQWINMEHYFSAVDNDVYGSGSKIYHNVVGRIGIMSGPWSDLRLGLARQTVMNGDVPYHEPMRLLSIVEAPRERIDKLIERHEILRHYYHNEWVHLVALDPDDQLWYRYRPTGEWVRLDGDQ, encoded by the coding sequence ATGGAACCGATAAACCCGTCGATCGACATCGAATCCAAACGGATGGAGCTGCGCGGCGTGGTCCAGCTCGCTGGCGAAGTGATTGCGCAGTACTGGCCGATGCGGACCTTCGTCCACCACAATCCCCTCCATAGCCTCGAGTATCTCCCGTTTGAAGAGACCGCCCGGCGCGGCAAGCAATTCATGGGAGGACATAGTTATCTCCCCGGCACGCTCTATCGCGAGTATCTGAAATCGGGCCGGATCCAGCTCGCCCATCTCGACGCCGCCTTGCAGCCGCTCGTCTTGAACCGGGAGGTCACGATCGCCTCGCGCCCGATTACGCAGGGCGAGGTGCTGCGCGCCTGCCTGACGGAGGGACTCTGTGCGCCTGCGGCGGAACCGCTGGATGATCAGCTCCACGATCCGGCGCAAGCCGTGATCGACGTCGTCGCAGCCAGCCTGTCTTCCGAGTGGGCATTCCCCGATCTCCGCAAACGGATTCATCTCATCGTGGAGGGGGACCAGGCGGCGCTGGGCCGGTGGCTCACGCTGTCGCATTGGTGCGACGACACCTTCGGGACGCAGATCGTCCAGCAGATCAACCACGAACTCATAAAATGGTGCGAGGCCTTCCTGGACGAAGGCCATGCCACCTGGCCGATGCCGGGACGGGAGAAAGGGCTGTATCACGCCTGGAAAGACCTGGCGGCGCAGGAGTGGTCGCCCTGCGGCATCGCGGACAGCCGCAGAAAGATCGCGCAACTGCCCGACTATCCCGAAGACGCGTTGCTCCAGAGTCTCGACCGGCTCGGCATTCCGTCAGCGCTGCGCCAGGATTATTTATCGCTGCAATTGACCGCGCTGCCGGGCTGGGCCGGCTTCATCAAGTGGCGCGCAGAAGAGCGGGATTATCCCTGGCAGAAAGCCTACCCGGTCGGCCTCGTAAAATTTCTCGCCATCCGCCTCTGGTACGCCAGCGAGCTGGTCCAGAAAACCTGCCGCGACGAACTCGGCATCGACGGCCGTTACGACGCCGTCGTCGCCTATATGCGCGAGCACCCCGACGAATACTACTTGCGCCGCCAGCGGGTCGCCGGCCGGCTGCCGGCCTTGTATGCGGAGGAAGTGGACCGGCTCCGGCATCACAAGGGCAACGGCTGGGGTCGTGTGATGGAGCGGTACGCGGTCGAGGTGGTCCCGCGGCAGGAAATTGCCGCGCGCCGCGGCGCCGCCAAGCGGCTCGTGGCGTTGGCGCGCGCGCTGGAACTGGATCCTTCCGTTCTGGCCGAGACGCCGCACGCCGCGCTGAAGCAGCTCTTCGACTGGATGGAGTCGTTTCCCGAAGCGAATCATGGACCGGTGTGGCTCACAGCGTTGGAAACCGCCTACCAGCAGCGCCTGCTCGCCCAGTTGCGGACTCCGGCGCAGCAGCGCACCCTGCCGGCGGATCAGCCGGGCACGAGTCGCCCCTATTCGCAATCGGTCTATTGTATCGACGTGCGCTCCGAGCCGTTCCGCCGGCACCTGGAATCCACCGGCCCCCACGAGACCTACGGCTTCGCCGGATTCTTCGCGGCCTTCATTCGCTATCGCGCCTGGGGAAAGGAACACGACACCGAACAGTTCCCCGTCATCATGCGCGCGAAGAACGAGGTGCGGGAGATTCCCCGGAGTTACCTCGACCACAAGGTCTCGAAGCACGAAGCCCGCACCAAGTGGGTCCATGCGGGCCATACGCTGCTGCACGACTTGAAAGAAAACGTCGTGACCCCCTACGTCATGGTGGAATCGCTCGGCTGGTTCTACGGCCTCCCGATCTTCGGCAAGACCCTCCTGCCGTCGCTCTATCAGCGCTGGACCTCCTGGTTGCGGCGCCTGTTTGTGCCGGCCATCGCCACGACGCTGACCGTGGACAAGATGGCCCCGGCCGAGACCGCGGAAATGCTGGCGGCCGAGCACCACGCCGTCGTCAGAAAAGTGCTGCATGAGCATGCAGGATTGCGCAGCTCGCGCATCACCCCGGCTCTTGTCGAAGCCCTGCGCCAACAAGCGCTGAACGGCCAGGCCGACCTGGACTCGGCCCTCGTGGACGCGGCGAAGCCCGCCGACCTGACACCCGAGCTGCTGCGTCCCCTCGTCGACATCCTGCGCCGCCAATACGACCTCACCGCGCGCGCAGCCTCCCGTCAAAAAGAACGGATCACCCGGACCGGGTTTACCCTCGACGAACAGGCGCTCACCGTCGACACGGCGCTCCGGATGATGGGCCTGACGACCAACCTGGCCCGGCTGGTTATGATCTGCGCGCACGGCAGCACGTCCGAGAACAATCCCTATGAGTCGGCGCTGGATTGCGGCGCCTGCGGCGGCAACGAAGGAAAGCCCAATGCCCGGGTCCTGGCGATGATGGCGAACAACCCGCGCGTGCGCGAGCGGCTGGTCAAAATTAAACTGGTGATTCCGTCCGACACGCACTTTCTGGCCGGCCAGATGGATACGACAACGGATGAGGTCCGACTGTTCGATCTGGAAGATGTGCCTCCCACGCATCGCGCCGACCTGGCCCGGTTGCAGGAAGATCTCAAGGAAGCCTCCATCCTCACGAGTCAGGAACGCTGTGCGCGTTTCCCCGAGAATCAGCAACCGCTGGACGAGCAGGCTGCTGAATCGCACGTACGGAAACGGAGCGTGGACTGGAGTCAGGTCCGGCCCGAATGGGGCCTCTCCAGCAACACCGCGTTTGTGATCGGACGACGGGAATTGACCAAGGGGCTCAATCTCGAAGGGCGGGTGTTCCTGCAATCCTACGATGCGCGTCAGGATTCGAACGGCCGTCTCCTAGAAGTGTTGATGACCGGCCCGCAAGTCGTGGCGCAATGGATCAACATGGAGCATTATTTTTCCGCGGTGGACAACGACGTGTACGGCAGCGGCAGCAAGATCTACCATAACGTCGTGGGGCGGATCGGGATCATGTCGGGCCCCTGGAGCGACCTCCGTCTTGGATTGGCCAGACAAACCGTGATGAACGGCGATGTGCCCTACCACGAACCGATGCGGCTCCTGAGCATCGTAGAGGCGCCCCGCGAACGCATCGACAAGCTGATCGAGCGGCACGAAATTCTGCGGCACTATTATCATAACGAGTGGGTGCATCTTGTCGCCCTCGACCCCGATGACCAACTATGGTATCGGTATCGCCCCACGGGCGAATGGGTTCGACTCGACGGCGATCAGTAA
- a CDS encoding P-II family nitrogen regulator gives MGALTLHPMKEIRVIVAGEHEAFVTELLDRVKASGYTIIGNLSGKGHHGIREAHFMFSEQESLEMIMTVVPEDKVEPILSGLRPLFEKHSGVMFVTDVSVSRQEYFGKKAKSA, from the coding sequence ATGGGCGCGTTGACATTGCATCCGATGAAGGAAATCCGCGTGATCGTCGCGGGAGAACACGAGGCCTTCGTGACCGAGTTGCTGGATCGCGTCAAAGCGTCCGGCTATACCATCATCGGCAATTTGTCCGGCAAGGGGCATCACGGCATCCGTGAAGCCCATTTCATGTTCAGTGAGCAGGAAAGTCTTGAGATGATCATGACCGTCGTCCCCGAAGACAAGGTCGAGCCGATCCTCTCCGGCCTCCGGCCGCTGTTTGAAAAGCACTCCGGCGTGATGTTCGTCACGGACGTGTCGGTGAGCCGCCAGGAATACTTCGGGAAGAAGGCCAAAAGCGCCTAG
- a CDS encoding restriction endonuclease — MPVPDFQSFFRPMLDLAADGKEHSIQEAREYIAKIMALSEEDLNELLPSGTQRKFDNRVAWAKSYFVQAKVLDSSRRGYFKVTQRGLDLHKVGHKRIDIRILNQYPEFVEFHKPRAAKEEEVEPTSETPEETLQKSYESIRSDLASQIVQRIASNSPQFFERLVVDLMVAMGYGGSRADAGRSIGGSGDEGIDGIIKEDRLGLDLVYLQAKRWEGSVGRPEVQRFVGALHGKRAKKGVFITTSKFSDDAKRYVETIDPKVILIDGRMLAELMIDQGLGTTTTATFEIKRIDSDYFTEE, encoded by the coding sequence ATGCCTGTACCAGATTTCCAGAGCTTTTTCAGACCAATGCTGGATCTTGCTGCGGATGGGAAGGAGCACTCGATTCAGGAGGCTCGCGAGTATATTGCTAAAATTATGGCTCTTTCAGAGGAAGACCTGAACGAGTTACTTCCAAGCGGAACTCAAAGGAAGTTCGATAATCGTGTCGCCTGGGCAAAGAGCTATTTTGTGCAGGCCAAGGTTCTCGATTCATCTCGCCGAGGGTATTTCAAAGTGACTCAGCGTGGACTGGATCTTCATAAGGTAGGGCATAAAAGAATAGACATAAGGATTCTCAACCAGTACCCGGAGTTTGTTGAATTTCATAAACCCAGGGCGGCAAAGGAAGAAGAGGTAGAGCCAACTAGTGAGACACCAGAAGAAACGCTCCAAAAGTCCTACGAAAGTATTCGGAGTGACCTAGCCAGTCAGATCGTCCAGAGAATTGCGAGTAACTCACCACAGTTCTTTGAGAGGCTTGTCGTCGATCTGATGGTTGCAATGGGCTATGGGGGATCTCGTGCCGATGCCGGGAGGTCTATCGGTGGTAGCGGAGATGAAGGCATTGACGGAATCATTAAGGAAGACCGACTTGGGCTTGACTTGGTGTACCTTCAAGCCAAGCGTTGGGAAGGTTCGGTTGGAAGGCCAGAAGTACAGAGGTTTGTCGGAGCACTTCACGGCAAGCGGGCAAAGAAGGGTGTATTTATAACGACTAGCAAGTTTTCAGATGACGCCAAGCGATATGTTGAAACTATAGATCCCAAAGTCATTTTGATCGATGGACGGATGCTTGCGGAATTGATGATTGATCAAGGATTGGGAACAACTACGACTGCGACTTTCGAAATAAAACGGATCGACTCAGATTATTTTACGGAAGAATAA
- a CDS encoding tetratricopeptide repeat protein encodes MPDHQTPCETALLAGQWDVAEQEALAWARHLPTGVEKDPRPHFAMNAVHLVRGQFAEAWQAHARCLHEADDIAEVKRWVEAFVGRQQENAHAHLIMGLFLAQSGESEQSMKSYKEAAKLTPESAYPHYFLAQIHERANHLEMAIKEYREAVRLAPEYAPARTNLGVAYQEQGRLEMAIPQYREVIKLNPEDHIAHANLACALAEQGKMEPAVQSYKTALKLNPKDAEVHFALGGLYETRGRLDLAERSYRDAQEANPEFGSAHSALGWLALRKRQFQDAQELFSRALKCNDEDPRAYHGIAELYAIRGKRQSAMENYTKAVKHYRDPEMRNAIMNQLFQEGQVPD; translated from the coding sequence ATGCCCGATCATCAAACACCATGTGAAACAGCGCTCCTCGCCGGGCAATGGGACGTCGCCGAGCAAGAGGCCCTGGCCTGGGCCCGCCATCTTCCGACGGGGGTGGAAAAAGATCCCCGCCCGCATTTTGCGATGAACGCCGTGCATCTCGTGCGCGGACAGTTTGCCGAGGCCTGGCAGGCGCATGCGCGCTGTCTGCACGAAGCCGATGACATTGCCGAGGTCAAGCGGTGGGTGGAAGCCTTCGTCGGGCGGCAGCAGGAGAATGCCCACGCCCATCTGATCATGGGCCTGTTCCTCGCTCAATCCGGCGAGTCGGAACAATCCATGAAGTCCTACAAAGAAGCGGCGAAGCTCACCCCTGAGTCCGCCTACCCGCATTACTTTCTCGCGCAGATCCATGAGCGGGCGAATCATCTCGAAATGGCGATCAAAGAATATCGCGAAGCCGTGCGGCTCGCTCCGGAATACGCCCCGGCCCGCACCAATCTCGGCGTGGCCTATCAGGAGCAGGGCCGGCTCGAAATGGCCATCCCGCAATATCGCGAAGTCATCAAGCTCAATCCAGAAGATCATATCGCCCACGCCAATCTCGCCTGCGCTCTGGCGGAACAAGGCAAGATGGAACCGGCCGTGCAGTCGTATAAGACGGCGTTGAAACTGAATCCGAAAGATGCCGAAGTGCACTTCGCGTTGGGCGGGTTGTATGAAACGCGCGGGCGGTTGGATTTGGCCGAACGGTCTTATCGTGACGCGCAGGAAGCCAATCCCGAGTTCGGTTCGGCGCATTCGGCGCTCGGCTGGCTCGCGCTCAGAAAGCGGCAGTTCCAGGACGCGCAGGAATTATTCAGCCGCGCTCTGAAGTGCAACGACGAAGACCCCCGGGCCTACCACGGCATCGCCGAACTCTACGCCATCCGCGGCAAGCGCCAGAGCGCGATGGAAAACTACACCAAAGCCGTGAAGCACTACCGCGACCCAGAAATGCGCAATGCCATCATGAATCAGCTGTTCCAGGAAGGGCAGGTTCCGGATTAG